In a genomic window of Streptomyces katrae:
- a CDS encoding MFS transporter encodes MTQTAPTSSTQDTAPAAPREPGRIHRAWYAAAVAFVTIIGAAAFASLPGLLIEPLHQEFDWSRGTIGFAVSVNLALYGLTAPFAAALMDRFGIRKVVALALTVIAGGSLATVWMTASWQLVLFWGVLVGLGSGSMALAFAATVTNRWFTARRGLVTGILTAAGASGQLIFLPLLSWLVEHHGWRPASVTVALAALSVVPFVWLLLRDHPADVGLAPYGGTYAPKPAPVQGAARRAVTVLFQAARTGPFWLLAGTFAICGASTNGLVRTHFTPAAHDHGMPVTAAAGLLAVIGVFDVLGTIASGWFTDRFEARRLLAVYYALRGVSLMFLPVLLAPAVHPPMVLFIVFYGLDWVATVPPTIALCREHYGQDSAIVFGWVLASHQVGAALVAFLGGVARDALGSYDLVWYASGALCAVAALLAMVIRRRPEGAAAVPAAA; translated from the coding sequence GTGACGCAGACAGCACCCACCTCCAGCACCCAGGACACCGCGCCCGCGGCGCCCCGCGAGCCCGGCCGCATCCACCGGGCCTGGTACGCCGCGGCCGTCGCCTTCGTGACGATCATCGGCGCGGCCGCCTTCGCCTCCCTGCCCGGACTGCTCATCGAGCCGCTGCACCAGGAGTTCGACTGGTCGCGCGGGACCATCGGCTTCGCGGTCTCCGTGAACCTCGCCCTCTACGGGCTCACCGCCCCCTTCGCCGCCGCCCTGATGGACCGTTTCGGCATCCGGAAGGTCGTCGCGCTCGCCCTGACCGTCATCGCGGGCGGCTCGCTGGCCACCGTGTGGATGACCGCGTCCTGGCAGCTGGTGCTGTTCTGGGGCGTGCTCGTGGGCCTGGGCAGCGGTTCGATGGCGCTGGCCTTCGCCGCGACGGTGACCAACCGCTGGTTCACCGCCCGGCGCGGGCTCGTCACCGGCATCCTCACCGCCGCGGGCGCCTCCGGGCAGCTGATCTTCCTGCCGCTGCTGTCCTGGCTGGTGGAGCACCACGGCTGGCGGCCGGCCTCCGTCACCGTGGCGCTGGCGGCCCTGTCCGTCGTCCCCTTCGTGTGGCTGCTGCTGCGCGACCACCCGGCGGACGTGGGCCTCGCCCCGTACGGGGGCACCTACGCGCCCAAGCCCGCACCGGTCCAGGGCGCGGCGCGGCGGGCGGTGACCGTGCTCTTCCAGGCGGCCCGGACCGGGCCGTTCTGGCTGCTGGCGGGCACGTTCGCGATCTGCGGGGCCTCCACGAACGGGCTGGTGCGCACCCACTTCACCCCGGCCGCCCACGACCACGGCATGCCGGTGACGGCCGCCGCCGGGCTGCTCGCGGTGATCGGCGTGTTCGACGTGCTGGGCACCATCGCCTCCGGCTGGTTCACCGACCGGTTCGAGGCGCGCCGCCTGCTGGCGGTGTACTACGCCCTGCGCGGGGTGTCGCTGATGTTCCTGCCGGTGCTGCTGGCGCCGGCCGTGCACCCGCCGATGGTGCTGTTCATCGTCTTCTACGGGCTGGACTGGGTCGCGACCGTGCCTCCGACCATCGCCCTGTGCCGGGAGCACTACGGGCAGGACAGCGCCATCGTCTTCGGCTGGGTGCTGGCCTCGCACCAGGTGGGCGCGGCGCTGGTGGCCTTCCTCGGCGGGGTGGCGCGGGACGCGCTCGGCTCGTACGACCTGGTCTGGTACGCCTCGGGCGCGCTGTGCGCGGTGGCGGCCCTGCTGGCGATGGTGATCCGGCGCCGCCCGGAAGGGGCCGCCGCCGTCCCGGCCGCGGCCTGA
- a CDS encoding PhoH family protein encodes MTQTPTAHSPVPGQARAHFTVPATHPMVTVLGSGDALLRVIEKAFPRADIHVRGNQVSAVGEAAEVALVQRLFDEMMLVLRTGQPMTEDAVERSIAMLKANGSDAEGRPLETPAEVLTQNILSSRGRTIRPKTLNQKRYVDAIDKNTIVFGIGPAGTGKTYLAMAKAVQALQSKQVSRIILTRPAVEAGERLGFLPGTLFDKIDPYLRPLYDALHDMMDPDSIPRLMAAGTIEVAPLAYMRGRTLNDAFVVLDEAQNTSPEQMKMFLTRLGFDTKIVITGDVTQVDLPNGTRSGLRQVQEILEGVPDIHFSRLTSEDVVRHKLIGRIVDAYEKYDDSQAARETGPARNGNQRK; translated from the coding sequence ATGACTCAGACACCGACAGCCCACAGCCCCGTTCCGGGTCAGGCGCGAGCCCATTTCACCGTTCCGGCGACGCACCCCATGGTGACCGTCCTCGGCTCGGGCGACGCGCTGCTGCGCGTGATCGAGAAGGCCTTCCCGAGGGCCGACATCCACGTTCGGGGCAACCAGGTCAGCGCGGTCGGCGAGGCGGCGGAAGTCGCCCTCGTCCAGCGCCTGTTCGACGAGATGATGCTCGTGCTCCGCACCGGGCAGCCGATGACGGAGGACGCAGTGGAACGCTCGATCGCCATGCTCAAGGCGAACGGCAGCGACGCGGAGGGGCGCCCGCTGGAGACCCCGGCGGAGGTGCTCACCCAGAACATCCTCTCCAGCCGGGGCCGCACCATCCGCCCCAAGACCCTCAACCAGAAGCGGTACGTCGACGCGATCGACAAGAACACGATCGTCTTCGGCATCGGCCCCGCCGGTACCGGCAAGACCTACCTCGCCATGGCCAAGGCCGTGCAGGCCCTGCAGTCCAAGCAGGTCAGCCGGATCATCCTGACCCGGCCCGCCGTCGAGGCGGGGGAGCGGCTCGGCTTCCTGCCGGGCACGCTCTTCGACAAGATCGACCCCTACCTGCGCCCGCTCTACGACGCCCTGCACGACATGATGGACCCCGACTCCATCCCCCGCCTGATGGCCGCCGGCACCATCGAGGTGGCGCCCCTGGCCTACATGCGCGGTCGCACGCTCAACGACGCCTTCGTCGTCCTCGACGAGGCGCAGAACACCAGCCCCGAGCAGATGAAGATGTTCCTGACCCGCCTCGGGTTCGACACGAAGATCGTCATCACCGGTGACGTCACCCAGGTCGACCTCCCGAACGGCACCAGGAGCGGTCTGCGCCAGGTCCAGGAGATCCTGGAGGGGGTGCCCGACATCCACTTCTCGCGGCTCACCTCCGAGGATGTCGTCCGGCACAAGCTGATCGGCCGTATCGTCGACGCGTACGAGAAGTACGACGACAGCCAGGCGGCCCGGGAGACCGGTCCGGCCCGGAACGGCAACCAGCGGAAGTAG
- a CDS encoding cytidine deaminase, giving the protein MLSPMTESSVGAGIDPEDSKIITLARSARARNGVPEGAAVRDETGRTYVAGTVELDSLKLSALQTAVAMAVASGARSLEAAAVVSAADAPAEADRAAVRDLGGPATPVLLAGPDGTLKSTTPAGA; this is encoded by the coding sequence ATGCTTTCGCCTATGACCGAGAGCAGCGTGGGCGCGGGGATCGACCCCGAGGACAGCAAGATCATCACCCTGGCGCGCAGCGCCCGGGCGCGCAACGGGGTCCCCGAGGGGGCGGCGGTCCGCGACGAGACCGGCCGCACCTACGTCGCCGGGACCGTGGAGCTGGACTCCCTCAAGCTCAGCGCGCTCCAGACGGCCGTCGCGATGGCGGTGGCCAGCGGCGCCCGCTCCCTGGAGGCCGCTGCCGTGGTCAGCGCGGCCGACGCCCCGGCCGAGGCCGACCGCGCGGCGGTCCGCGACCTCGGCGGCCCGGCCACCCCGGTCCTGCTCGCCGGCCCGGACGGCACCCTGAAGTCCACCACCCCCGCCGGGGCCTGA
- a CDS encoding GlxA family transcriptional regulator, which produces MATAAQPHRVVILALAGLLPFELGIPHRIFGYAKGPGGRPLYEILTCGLAPGPVRTDADFAIHVEHGPELLATADTVVVPASFELGPVYAEGRLTGELAAALAHIRPGTRLVSICTGGYVLAAAGYLDGRPATTHWASAEHFQRMFPAVRVDPDVLYTDDGDVLTSAGVAAGVDLCLHIVRRDHGAAVANEAARRTVVPPHRDGGQAQFVNRPVPEPQRSSTTAARAWVLDRLHEPLLLSDLARQEAMSVRTFTRRFRQESGVSPGEWITGQRVERARQLLERTELSMEAVAREAGFGTAQSLRKHVQAALGVSPTAYRRTFRATEAGA; this is translated from the coding sequence ATGGCCACCGCCGCGCAGCCCCACCGTGTCGTCATCCTCGCCCTCGCCGGGCTCCTGCCCTTCGAACTCGGCATCCCGCACCGGATCTTCGGCTACGCCAAGGGCCCCGGCGGGCGGCCCCTGTACGAGATCCTCACCTGCGGGCTCGCCCCCGGGCCGGTCCGCACGGACGCCGACTTCGCCATCCACGTCGAGCACGGTCCCGAACTGCTCGCCACGGCCGACACCGTGGTGGTGCCGGCCTCGTTCGAGCTGGGGCCGGTCTACGCCGAGGGCCGGCTGACCGGCGAGCTCGCGGCGGCCCTCGCGCACATCCGGCCCGGCACCCGGCTCGTCTCCATCTGCACGGGCGGCTACGTCCTGGCCGCCGCCGGGTACCTGGACGGCCGTCCGGCCACGACGCACTGGGCTTCCGCCGAGCACTTCCAGCGGATGTTCCCGGCCGTGCGGGTCGATCCGGACGTCCTCTACACCGACGACGGGGACGTGCTGACCTCCGCCGGGGTCGCCGCGGGCGTCGACCTGTGCCTGCACATCGTCCGCCGCGACCACGGGGCCGCCGTGGCCAACGAGGCGGCCCGGCGGACCGTCGTGCCGCCCCACCGGGACGGCGGGCAGGCGCAGTTCGTCAACCGGCCCGTGCCCGAGCCGCAGCGGTCCAGCACCACCGCCGCGCGGGCGTGGGTGCTGGACCGGCTGCACGAGCCGCTGCTGCTGAGCGACCTGGCCCGGCAGGAGGCCATGTCGGTACGGACCTTCACGCGCCGTTTCCGCCAGGAGTCGGGGGTCAGCCCGGGGGAGTGGATCACGGGCCAGCGGGTGGAGCGGGCGCGGCAGTTGCTGGAGCGGACGGAGCTGTCGATGGAGGCGGTGGCGCGGGAGGCGGGCTTCGGGACGGCGCAGTCGCTGCGCAAGCACGTCCAGGCGGCGCTGGGGGTGAGCCCGACGGCCTACCGGCGGACCTTCCGGGCGACGGAGGCGGGGGCCTGA
- the ybeY gene encoding rRNA maturation RNase YbeY — protein sequence MSIDVNNESGTEVDEQAILDIARYALTRMRIHPLSELSVIVVDEDAMEQLHIQWMDLPGPTDVMSFPMDELRPPSKDDEEPPQGLLGDIVLCPEVAKKQGQDAPTQHSMDEELQLLTVHGVLHLLGYDHEEPDEKAEMFGLQAAIVDGWRGERGITGPSPAPTVS from the coding sequence ATGTCGATCGACGTCAACAACGAGTCCGGAACCGAAGTCGACGAGCAGGCGATCCTCGACATTGCCCGCTACGCGCTCACCCGGATGCGGATCCACCCGCTCTCCGAGCTCTCCGTCATCGTCGTCGACGAGGACGCCATGGAGCAGCTCCACATCCAGTGGATGGACCTGCCCGGACCCACCGACGTCATGTCCTTCCCGATGGACGAGCTGCGTCCGCCGTCGAAGGACGACGAGGAGCCCCCGCAGGGGCTCCTCGGGGACATCGTCCTGTGCCCCGAGGTGGCGAAGAAGCAGGGCCAGGACGCCCCCACGCAGCACTCCATGGACGAGGAGCTCCAGCTCCTGACCGTCCACGGGGTGCTGCACCTGCTCGGGTACGACCACGAGGAGCCGGACGAGAAGGCCGAGATGTTCGGCCTCCAGGCGGCCATCGTCGACGGCTGGCGCGGTGAGCGCGGGATCACCGGTCCCTCCCCGGCGCCGACCGTCTCGTGA
- a CDS encoding MmcQ/YjbR family DNA-binding protein yields MTPAELRAFCLSFNAAVEEFPFTPETSVFKVLGKMFALSALDGEPLKVNLKCEPEAAVRLREQHAAIVPGWHMNKRHWNTVTVGELPDALVRELVEDSYDLVVAGLPRAERLRLDRP; encoded by the coding sequence ATGACCCCGGCGGAGCTGCGCGCGTTCTGTCTGAGCTTCAACGCGGCGGTGGAGGAGTTCCCCTTCACCCCGGAGACCTCGGTGTTCAAGGTGCTGGGGAAGATGTTCGCCCTGTCGGCCCTGGACGGCGAGCCGCTGAAGGTCAACCTCAAGTGCGAACCGGAGGCGGCGGTACGGCTGCGTGAACAGCACGCCGCGATCGTGCCCGGCTGGCACATGAACAAGCGGCACTGGAACACCGTGACGGTCGGGGAACTGCCGGACGCGCTGGTGCGGGAGCTGGTGGAGGACTCGTACGACCTGGTCGTGGCCGGCCTGCCGAGGGCCGAGCGGCTGCGGCTGGACCGGCCGTGA
- a CDS encoding hemolysin family protein, translating to MTGAYQLITGAVLLTVVAWFAACAESGIARVSSFRADQAVREGRRGSAKLAQVAGDPTRYVNVALLVRVTCEMAAGVLVTYVCLDAFGENWTALLVAIAVMVLVSFVAVGVSPRTIGRQHPLNTATAAAYVLVPLARIMGPIPQLLILIGNALTPGKGFRKGPFASEAELRAMVDLAEAESLIEDDERRMVHSVFELGDTLVREVMVPRTDLVCIERYKTIRQATTLALRSGFSRIPVTGENEDDIVGMVYLKDLVRRTHINREAETDLVSTVMRPAVFVPDTKNAGDLLREMQSVRNHVAVVIDEYGGTAGIVTIEDILEEIVGEITDEYDRELPPVEDLGDDRYRVTARLDITDLGELFGALAFDDEDVETVGGLLAKALGRVPIAGASAVVDLPDGRPLRLTAESPAGRRNKIVTVLVEPVVPEGAEGEEGA from the coding sequence GTGACCGGCGCCTACCAGCTGATCACCGGGGCGGTCCTGCTGACCGTGGTGGCCTGGTTCGCGGCGTGCGCCGAGTCCGGGATCGCCCGCGTCTCCAGCTTCCGCGCCGACCAGGCCGTACGGGAGGGCCGGCGCGGCAGCGCCAAGCTGGCCCAGGTCGCCGGCGACCCCACCCGCTACGTCAACGTGGCCCTGCTGGTGCGCGTGACCTGCGAGATGGCGGCGGGCGTGCTCGTCACGTACGTCTGCCTCGACGCGTTCGGGGAGAACTGGACCGCGCTGCTGGTGGCCATCGCGGTGATGGTGCTGGTCTCCTTCGTGGCGGTGGGCGTCTCCCCCCGCACGATCGGCCGCCAGCACCCGCTGAACACCGCGACGGCGGCCGCGTACGTCCTCGTCCCGCTCGCCCGGATCATGGGGCCGATCCCGCAGCTGCTGATCCTCATCGGCAACGCCCTCACCCCGGGCAAGGGCTTCCGCAAGGGGCCCTTCGCCTCCGAGGCCGAGCTGCGCGCGATGGTCGACCTCGCGGAGGCGGAGTCGCTGATCGAGGACGACGAGCGCCGGATGGTGCACTCGGTCTTCGAACTCGGCGACACGCTCGTGCGCGAGGTGATGGTGCCGCGCACCGACCTCGTCTGCATCGAGCGCTACAAGACCATCCGCCAGGCGACCACCCTCGCCCTGCGCTCCGGTTTCTCCCGGATCCCGGTCACGGGGGAGAACGAGGACGACATCGTCGGCATGGTCTACCTCAAGGACCTCGTCCGCCGTACGCACATCAACCGGGAGGCCGAGACCGACCTGGTCTCGACGGTGATGCGGCCGGCGGTCTTCGTGCCCGACACCAAGAACGCCGGGGACCTGCTGCGCGAGATGCAGTCGGTGCGCAACCACGTGGCCGTCGTCATCGACGAGTACGGAGGCACGGCCGGCATCGTCACCATCGAGGACATCCTGGAGGAGATCGTCGGCGAGATCACCGACGAGTACGACCGGGAGCTCCCGCCGGTCGAGGACCTCGGCGACGACCGCTACCGGGTCACCGCGCGCCTGGACATCACCGACCTCGGAGAGCTGTTCGGGGCGCTGGCCTTCGACGACGAGGACGTGGAGACGGTCGGCGGACTGCTGGCCAAGGCCCTGGGCCGGGTGCCGATCGCCGGTGCCTCGGCGGTGGTGGACCTGCCGGACGGGCGTCCGCTGCGGCTGACGGCCGAATCCCCGGCGGGCCGCCGGAACAAGATCGTCACGGTGCTCGTGGAACCGGTGGTTCCCGAGGGCGCCGAGGGTGAGGAGGGGGCATGA